ATTTGCGCTTCCAGGAAGCCAACACCCACCGATACAATGCAGAAAGAGGGACTGCATGAAGAGACAAGAGTTTGCCTTAGGTCTGCCTTCATAGATATAAGAAAATTTCTTCTCCTTCCAAACTCGCTTGAAATCAGCAAGTGTCGTGCTGTTTTCCTACCAATCAGGAACCCACAAATGTTACTCATCCAAGTTAATATGTACATAACACGCATAAAATTTTTGACAAAATTTACCTTGCCATAATCAGCTACTAGCTCATCTATATCCAGCTTGAATGGAGCCATATCCATATTTGCAGGGATGGCCCGAAAACTGTATGCGAAAATAATTGGTCACTTGATTGGTGataaagaaaaacaatgaagcAATGTCAGCTAGCAGTGCGTAATAGAGGTGTAAAGCGATTTCGGCGACAAGCCGACCACTGATATATCTGAACTCGGATATTTGCAAAGGCACCCATCCAATTAACCCAACCTAAGAAGACCATGGTGACAACACACTGCAAAATCCTTGCGTAGACTTAACCAAACGGGGAAATACTTGTTCATTGTTTGAGGAAAGATTATTATAGGGATAATTCCCGAACAATCGCAACGGAAGAGCTGGAGGGGGCCGAACGCCGGCGAAACTTACGGCGTATAACCGACGGGGACCGGGGGCTAGCAGCAGACGACAGTAGCCGCAGAAGcccgcggcgcggaggcgagACAAATACAAGCGGTGCAGCAGGGGCCGCAGGAGTGTCTTTCCCGGCGGCTCCGCCCTCTCCTCGGAAGGCGGGAGGcaacggcggcgggaggcgggaggcgggcggcgcgcgggcgtcggGGAGCGGACGACGGGGGAaagatgttttattttttatcacCAGAGGTAATGTcccctgtgggctgtggcttttCAATGTAGATAGGCCGTTGGGCCGCAAATTAGAAGGCCTTTCAAGTCGCTCAGCCCATTCTCAATGCAAGGTTTCTTTTTAATGTTTATAAGAGCGCCACATAAGGAAGAATACATTCTCAATGCAAggtttcatttttatttccAAGAGCGCTATATAAGCAAGAATACATTtagttcatggatgaaataGCTCACACTTTATACTTTGTTGTTTCCAATGTTACATGCAAGACGCAAAGATCTTGTCTCACCTTATAAATAATCTGTCATATCATCAAAATTGACTACATAGTAGCCCATTAATTGTCTATGAAATTAGCACCGAGAATGGCCTAACAGGTTAATACCCACCTAGGGGCGGAGCACGGCAACAGGCCTGTGCCAGCACCCAAGGCCCATAGGGCCTACCGAACTAACCTGTCTAACATGCCAGATGGGCACATGCCTGACACAAACAACACTAGTGGAGACACGCTCTCGAACAAAATGAAGATCAATCTTTAGTGCGCTGGTGTTGGACCAGGTTGGAGAACATATAGATAGCGCTGATGTTGTCACAGTAGACCAAGGAGGCGCGCCGAGGAGGAGCATGAAGCTCAACCAGAAGCTAGCGCAACCATGCAGCTTCAACGATACCTTTAGCAACGACGCGATACTTAGCTTCAGCACTAGACCGGGATACAGTATTATGACGCTTCGAAGACCAGGACACCAGATTGTTGCCAAGGAAAACCGCATAGCCTAAAGTGGACTTCCGGGTCTCAGGGCAGCCTACCCAGTCAGCGTCGAAGTACACAATCAACTTAGCACTGGATGACGGGCGCAGCAGCAAGCCAAGATCCGGAGTTCCCTAAATGTACCGAAGAATCTGCTTCAGGGTAGCCACATGAGGTTCGCGTGGGTCATGCATGAACAAGCAAACCTACCAAACCGCGTAGGCGATGTCGGGCCTAGTGAAAGTCAGATACTACAAGGCACCAATGATGCTGCGAAAACCAGAGGCATCCTTCACGGGTGGACCATCAGCCACCAGCTTAGGAGTATTATCCACCGGAGTCGAGCAAGGTTTGTAATCCGTCATATCGACACGGTCCAAGATGTCAAGCATGTACTGTCGCTGGGAAAGAAGAAGACCACTGCCACTGCACTGAACGTGCATCCCCAAGAAGTGATGCAACTCCCCAAGGTCCTTCATGGAGAACTCTTGCTGCAGAGCTAGGTTGGTGCGCCTAAGGAGATCTGGGGAGGAGGCTGTAAGCACAATGTTATCAACATACAACAACAGGTATCAGGTCTATGCCACGGCTATAGACGAACAATGAAGTATCTGACTTAGCCTCCACGAAGGCAAGGGTCACCAGGTGTGCCGCAAATCGAATGTACCACGCATAAGGCGCCTGCTCGAGACCATACAAGGACCTGTTCAGCCGACATACAAAGTCAGGGTGAGTCGTATCTTCGAAACCAGCAGGTCGAGCACAGAAAACAGACTCTGACAAGGTGCTGTGAAGGAATGCGTTCTTCACATCGAGCTGATGGATACACCACCTGCGGGAGAGAGCCAGGGACAGAATGGTGAAGACTGTGGCAGGCTTCACAACCAGGCTAAAAGTCTTCACAAAATCAACACCTAGTCGTTGAGTGAAACCTTGAAGAACCCACCGGACCTTGTACTGTTCTAGCGAGCCATCAGATAGGAACTTGTGcttgaagatccatttgccaGAGGCGCACGGTGGACGAGGGACCAAATCCCATGTGTGATTCTGCAGAAGGGCAACGTGTTCTTCCTCCATGGCAGCCCGCCAATTTAGATCAGCGAGAGCACTTTGGAAGGACTTCGAGACGGGCAACAACGTGGAAGCATGGTACAACACCAGAACGCATAAGCCGCGCTTGGCATGCGTCGTCATGGTGTGATGGTCCCGCACGGGGGGAACCGGCACAGCCCCTCAGGGTGGTGAGGGCGAAGCAGCGAGCACAATAGGGTGCGCTGGGGCCGCTGGAGCGCGGCGAGTGTAGTGGTGGCGTAGAGGTGCCACCAGAGGGCCAGCGGGTGGTGGCGTGGCCACCTCCGGGCCAGCCGTGGCCGGCAGGTGGCCGGCGGAGATCGCAGCAGGGCCAGCGGGTGGTGGTGTTGCCACATCCTAGCTAGCTGTGGTCGGCAGACAGCTGGCAGAGATGGCAGCAGGGGCCGATGTTGGGTATTTTAGTGATAGTGAATGAAtccacaagcgcacggataccattgtagctttcacctcagagtattccatgGGTATCtaatccaagggaacgtgtgtgtatATCTACTGCTCTAGTATCCAAGgacaaccaaccaaaggtagGTGAAggatagagaggattcctatggGTAGCACTAgataagttaaaggtcgatctctcagTTAAGGCTACTCGCTTCAGGCACTGGCTTACCCTAAATTAGTTAGGTGCCTCCGGCTAACGActctacgctatatccgaacgtggaggattacaaaggaccaacagggctgtcaccacctgcggcctgcctctagcaacccgtgggatataaggcaaatgaaggataacctttaccctagacaccacgtctacgctaCCGATTACTACTGCAATCTAACTACATCTATCGACCCGTAGCAAACTACAGTACTCCGTATAAATACGAAGCGACAAACCCGCGAGtgagagaactgatctcacttacAATTAAGTAATAATCCATAAAGGAATCATGAATACTTACTTACTTATAATGAAGGAAGATAGCATCCGCAAAGGTACATGGCTGGAGTGGAGTACTGAGGAACTCAACACTCCTCCAACCTACTCTCTCCCACTAgcctaagggtgtgtttggttgggctgtggcttttggaaaagctgctgtgagctgtgggctgtggaaaagcagctgtgagaaagcagctgtgggaaaagcagaagaccgtttggttagaggagttgtgaaactgtaggctgtgtaagaaatacctgtaatgcccctaaaggtctgtgagtgtgtttatatgcaaattgctcgtaacaaaataatgcgtTCACTAGTTCAATGTAAACCACTATTttaggaagaaacaaaaaataaattttatatgtttttcatccattaaagtaattggtccacataaatagaactatatccatcaaaaagttctatacaaggatgccagccctcaacattactctcctcctctcgcactaaccaaagcatcagctatcctagtgcgaatggtattcatggtatcctcattctccacatcgtcactatcatctccttgtgtttgtctcataccacatgtatgttgtaccaagtaatcctcatcatcatcacatctcttgaactccttatcacacaaattgctatcacgaataaaattatgcaatgcaagacaagccataatgatatgtttctgagtacgaggtgagaaacttggcatgtccttcaaaatacgccacttctgctttaagactccaaaagacctttcaatgacattacgaagagatgaatgcaaaaaattgaaCATCTCGTACTTTCCTTGAGAAGGCCCCGAACGATGCTGAAATTCTGGTatatggtatgtgcttcctttgaaaggcgcaagatacccaattcggtttgggtaacctgagtccacgagataatactttcctacaaaatcaagttagtaaggtacataataatacaaATATTGCTAATTTGCTGAAAGAATcatgtatacctttaggaggcaCGGGAAATCAAGGAAAATTTGccaatgcatgattgaggatacgtgtgtcatgtgcagaacccggccacccggcaaccgcaaaggtgaacctcatatcaaagtcacaaatagcaagcacattttgagatgtatatccatgacgGCATGTGTGGTTAACCACTTCGTCCACTGGTACTACCACTTTgacatgtgaaccatctattgctccaattgcgcctttaaagtatggccaaaaacggtcctctctcaccctttcatgctccGTAGAAAAAGTAGGATCCCTCGGCTTAATATTATCCTTAGCTAACTTGCGCAAACATTTCAACACTTCGTGAAACTTCATGTGAACTGTCCAAAGTGACCGTGTGAAacgattttcagcttgtgaaaaagattgtggtcCTTCGACGATCCACAAGAACATTGCCAATGACTCAATAGACGAAACATTGTTGGTTGAGGTCAATCCGTAAGTAGAGACTAGCAAATTATGAAGTTTATCGAAAATCTCGGTGCTCATccgaaacatcttataaaaatatCTCGGACGTGACATACACCTCATCACCCATTGAATTCCAGTTTCTGACGTTTCCCTGTATTCATCTTTGTGCAAATACCGCTCAGTATACAAGTTGCCCATTTCTCCAATAGCACCAGCATGCTGTGCAAGTTCAGCTAGCAGTAGTAGTCCTTTTTGCCCTCCTTTAGCCACATCTCCCAATCTATCATCCATCTACATGAGACATTAGTACATTATTAATTAAATACAACAAATATCTTTGACAATACTAAATGAAAAAGCTCAACATAACACACTAATAGATAAATAACGTTTCAATATAGGGTAACAAATTATGGTTCAACATTGGGAAATTGTTGTCACATATGACAATAAATAATTTGACAAACAGGCAAACAAATCAGTGGcgcttcatcatctccttttcTAGCTCCCTCTCAATCAAATCCAGTCTGCCTTTAGCTGTTTCTAGAGAGCTAAAGAGCTCCCTAAATTCAGGTTTAACAATTAGGGAAGCGGCTGTGTGCATTAGAGCAATTCCTTCTTGCACCCCACattctttcaccatcttcatagtCTCCGTAATGGTAGGAACTAGGTTagttggaggagctgatgatgcttcaacacttgtggagatccTCTCTGCAGCATTTTCTATCGTCAAACAAGTGGACTTGTACAAACGAAAgaatgggctcttctcatccttctcttcaacaCCAATAGAGGTACCCTTGcgtttcctttttcctaggtTCACTGTCATATCCTTCTGCGTAGGTTTCACTACCTCATCCACATTATCATCACTTGCCTCATCGGATGATATATCTCCAGGACAAGATGCAGAAGACCCAGTTACATGTGCCTTGCCAAACAAGATATGCAAGTCATCAAGAAACTTGGGTCCTTGTTTTTGAAACTTAGTATGGTGGCATTTGATTCCTTTCTCACGATTGTTGCATCTCtacaattagaaaaaaaaattagcaaggCACACCATAAGAAAGAATGGGAAGAATATAATTATCAAGAAACATAGTTCTTACAGCAAGGTGTTCGTCCCACCATTCGTCTGAGCAGTCAACAGTTTGTTTTGCCTCATCCCATCCAAGACCAGTTGCACAATTCTTGAACTTCATAAACGTGACATACTCCTTTTTCAGAagatctaacttgttcttcaattgttttTTTGTTCTCGTATCACCGGATTTTtctgcaaacttggaaacaacaTTCTTCCAACCGGTAGTAGTGAAAATTCCCATCGGTCTATTCCCtgcttcaatctcttctttgcaaGCATCAATCAAATGCCTTAAAAAAATATCACCCCAATCCGCCTTATCACCCATTCTTCAACCAATCAAAGAAAACTCATAAGAACTAAGCTAAGTCATAACTATGAATCCAACTATCCAACTATTAAACAAATGGgaaataaataagcatagatgtcAAAGTACAAACGTTCATCCATTACATAGTTTTGaattatcattttgcatttaACCATACTGATAGTAGAAAAGTGCTTTATCTCATAAGCAGGCTATAGTGGATGTTGATAGGTAAGTCATACCAGTACAATTGATTGTTCATACCTCAAGAAATTCCTTTTCGCAGGTAGcttcctatttgattttgtgttaTAATTGTACCTGACAACATAAAACAATTGAATTAGTGTAAATAATTTACCCTAAACAAGTgttataaattataaaaaaatagttcaTACATACCACTATATGCTCCTGGTCATTCACCAGGAGCAGGGGCAGGAGCCGGCGATGGGgggcgccggcgatggggcgCCCTCCTGTTcaagggggcggcggacggccggggggcgctggggccggcggcggcgggcggtcaaggggcggcggcgggcggtcaaGGGGCGACGCGGGCCCGGCACCAGGAGCAGGGGcaggacggccggcggcgggcggtcaagggggcggcggacggccggggggcgctggggccggcggcggcgggcggtcaaGCTGGCGGCAGCCGTCGGGGGCtccaggggaggcggcggccgtcgggggcAGCGATGGAGcccggcggccaggggaggcggcgggcgtcgggggCCGACGCCGGGCGTCGGGAGGCGCCGATGGGGGCCCGGCAGCGGGCGTCGGGAGGCAGCCGtaagggggccggcggcgagcctcagggggggcggcggcgagagcccGACGGCAGGCGTTACGGGGCGACGGCGAGtgtcggggaggcggcggcgggtgtcATATGGGGGCCGGTGACGGCGTTACGGTGACGGCGGCCCGACGAtaggggccggtggcggcgtcacggggccggcggcggggcctcaACGATGGGGGCGGTGGCGCGAGGCccggcggccaggggcggcggcgcgaggcccggCGGCCATGGGAGGCGGAcggcccgccggcggccaggaGAGGCGGACGGCCGGCCGACGGCCAGGGGAGGAAGGCCGGCGGGTGACGGGTGGGGAGATGCGCTGTGCAGGTGaacggaggagaggagaggtctGTGCGTGCGGGAGAGAAAAATTAGATGAAAGGGTACAtcataaccagtggcaggtgggtaattttttaccccaaaagcacttgaaagcagggggggaaggtgcttttgattttgtactagagcaaaagtagcttttgggcaaaagcacgtagagcttttaggccctttggttggattttggcttttgcaaaagcaaaagcaggttggaaagcccaaccaaagggagCCTAAGCAATGCTTCACCATGGAGCTCTTCTCTTGATAGGAGTGATAGGAGTAGAGGCACTTCTCCAAGTGGAGGTGTGGTAGAGTTCGTTTCCTCAAATGAGACCCCtgccctcatatttataggcactTGGGGTCAATTCTGGGCAGGAATATTCAAGGAATCTACCACAATCGACTTGGGGGAACCATCAACCGCTGCCACGTGTCGACTAGAGACGAGAGGAGACAACAGGGGTTCAGCCGAACCCCCATTACCGCCTCTTGCACCGCCTTTGCTCTAGGTCACTACCTTGTGGGTCCTCATGTGGGTACGGGGGTGCACGCGGTGAATGTAGTTGGTTTCcttctggttgtgggtccatggatccgtgtgcttgctcctaattggttgagagtgtgtttccttgctcttgaggtgtgttttccTTCTTAATAAACCTGCATACAAATactcaccaacacttgtggaattcgttagtaataactcctaccactactatTGATGTTCATCTTTTgtgtgtttatgcaggagttgacggcctaaatttggtacttaacagtcgtcaacaacacccccacacttagcctttTCTCGTCCTTGAGTGAAGGAGAAAGGACTAAGGTGAAACATAATTTCTAAAGGTATGAAGCGAGCATAAGAAATATTCCAAGCCTTACCTTGTGCCTATGAACTTTGAAGTGTTTATCATATCATCTTGAGTAGTTGAGGAATGGAACAACCTTGAATCAAGTCACCTCTACTCCTCATGTCAAGTAGCTTGGGATTTTTCAATAAGATTTCAAAACAAACTTTGCTTAGCTCCTCTTTTGATTCTCTCGGATGACTCAATGTGTATATATCCTTACCAAGGCATGGgacttgcctttcttcatcctacttctaatgATGGCTGTATGTGGAGCTCAATAAGGTATGAAGGATAAGGCATACTTGCATCACATATATTGCAAGGTCAAAAATCAGACCCAATGAGAAAACAATTCATACAGTCAAATCAAGATGTGCACATATATGGATATGGTGGATGGAATGGGAATGAAATGGATACTCCTTTTTTTATGATCTCTCCCCCTTTAAATATTTCTGAGGACATGgctatctttttttctttttcttggaccttcatgtgtccaactttttttttcaatacatGGACCTTCATCTGTCCATTTTTTTCCGATAGCCCATGCCTCTTTTGTAACAGTAACTAAGGAGAGAGACCAACACATATGATGAagcatttattttgtggaaGGAATGGATGGTATAATGCTAACTCCCAATGGAGAAGCATAGCAAGGGGAGTATGGTGTGCACATGAATCTcgatcatgaaagcatgaaaataatttttccaagggtcacaacaatttaaCAATGCTCAATGCAAAGGCAAGCAGCATATGTGTATAAGGTTTTCAAGATAACTCATCATATGGCTCTAGTAAGACTTTGGCATATCAAAGAGGAGTTTTGCAAAAGCTTTTCAAGTTTTCAAATAAATTTCCCAAACACTTAAATATTAAGGGTAAAGATCATATCATGAAACCATATCACAAACATCAACTACTTATATAAGCATGTTGTCCTAATGATATTtgttcacaagcatcaagataaTGATCATGGAATAAAACATATGCAAGCCAACCATACAAAGTATGTAGAGCAGGAGAAGCATATGGATTTAAAGGATCAGATTTAAACTTCATCAAAACTCAGGAACCAGGGAGATGAGGGATAAAGAGACACAAACCAATGCGATGGACGAAGATGGGCCTAAGTGGACCACCCCTAGGGTCAGTCGAACCAgaggttcggccgaacccttgTGGGCTCAACTTTGGCTCCCCTTTCACGTACGTGTTGATGCAGCGTGGTGTGCTCTGTTTGTGGGTGTTTGTGCATCATTTTAGTTATGGAGAGTCCATGGCTCTCCCCCGCACTTGTTTTGTACCTAGATTCTTCTTCCAATAGACAAGTAAGTGACACAAGGACTCTACCGGGTTGGATGACCGGTGAGTCTTATTTTATTGAAAATTAAATATGGAGGTGCTTATAATTCTGAATTAGGAAAATGAAATGAAAGGGAAATAAATAAACCTAATCTAAAGCGTCTAAAGGGAAAGGATACAAGGGGcatgttggtatatttaatgatcatgaataaatctgcaagtgcacgaatataccgttgtagcatttcacgtatgagtattcccaagggtatcgtatttaccaaaggaaggtgggtaggtcaaaagagtttactattgcatatgagtataccatagatggGTAGTGTCAATACTCAAGGTAGGGGTAAGATAGATAGAtaagtagtgtgacacacacgtGATTCATCTCAAGAAAACTAAGTTAGGGAGAAGGattaagagttagctctaggttcatatgtacttcctatatattGCACAGAttatacaagcataacatacatatacATTATATAGTACTCAGacctatgcacccaggcacacacggggagaTAGTACCCGTACTGGTTCTGCCCAGTAAAGTTACTATtaatttacgaactcctacAGTGTACCCGAACGTGGaagattacaaaggaccaacagggttgtcaccacctgcaGCCTACCTTTAGCAACccatggggcaaactcataATCAATGAAATTACACAATCCAAAcatcatgcttgcattgttaacaacactctaGCCATACCGGGCTATTGTATCAATGGCTGAAGCCACCATAGAAATGGTCATTGAACCGATGCCATAGAATAGgtcaactaagctatacaacGTATGTAAGCACACATAGCATAAACTATGGCATGGTCTATAAGCACACATGAGGGTATATGAGCCTaaactatgatagcaagggtatacgactagcatacCAGCGTATAATcctagcacatcaacatagcaagaACACATAAACAACTCATGCATAtgagaaccaagcacaacactatataaagaagatgcaTCTTTGAagtagaataaagtcaacctaggaataaaagatacagGAGCCATACactagactccaaggagacctggaatctgaagtagagctactctagcctaactccactaacttggaaactaagaaagagagagagagactcaCTAGTTGTGTGTATGTCTCAaatggagcccctcccctcatatttataggcccCAAGAGGCAGCATCCCGAGGGAATCTTCCTCAACCGACTTTAGAACATCACCACATGCCGCCACGTGGAAGCTGGGGATGAGAGGGGCCAATGGCGGTTGACCGATCGAAGGGTTCAGCCGAACCCCCTCTAGCTCCCCTCTCAACCGCCTTCACATGGTagactgacatgtgggtcccaatggcggttgtgtGCGTTATCCGGTGGATTGAGGCGGTTATGGTAGTTTGTGgacccttcaatccatgggatgcacacgtgGCGGACTCCCATTGGTTGGAAGTGTGCTTCTTGAATCCATTATGGGTGCTTTCTCCATTCTTTTGTGCTTATTCatctgcaaccaaatattctccaaggataagtggaactacattatttggAACCAAATATGGGTGTAAGAAAtatcaatcctcctttattcttgagtatattgacgaTCATTTTTGTACTTAACAATCGTTAACAGGGCACATCTACTGAGATGCATCGTAGAGATCCTCGTGCCCCGTGACCTTGTACAAGCACTT
This sequence is a window from Setaria italica strain Yugu1 chromosome III, Setaria_italica_v2.0, whole genome shotgun sequence. Protein-coding genes within it:
- the LOC101755264 gene encoding L10-interacting MYB domain-containing protein-like; amino-acid sequence: MGDKADWGDIFLRHLIDACKEEIEAGNRPMGIFTTTGWKNVVSKFAEKSGDTRTKKQLKNKLDLLKKEYVTFMKFKNCATGLGWDEAKQTVDCSDEWWDEHLARCNNREKGIKCHHTKFQKQGPKFLDDLHILFGKAHVTGSSASCPGDISSDEASDDNVDEVVKPTQKDMTVNLGKRKRKGTSIGVEEKDEKSPFFRLYKSTCLTIENAAERISTSVEASSAPPTNLVPTITETMKMVKECGVQEGIALMHTAASLIVKPEFRELFSSLETAKGRLDLIERELEKEMMKRH